TCGAGGTACGCGTCGTAGACGGCCTGCCAGAAACCGCGCGGGCGGGCGCGCGAGTCGGCCAGCACGAAACGCGCGCGAATGTGTGAGCCGACCGGCACCGGCGTGTCGAAACGCACGTTGTCGACGCGGCGGTTCAACGCCAACTCACACCCCTTCACGCAGACGACCTCCGCGAGCAGGGCGGGCAGCATCGACGCGATGAGAAAACCGTGCGCGATCGTTGTCCTGAATGGCCCTTGCGCGGCGCGCGCCGGGTCGACGTGAATCCATTGATGGTCCGCGGTCACCTCGGCGAACCGGTCGACCCTGGCCTGGGTGACCTGATGCCACGCGCTGGTGCCCAATGTTTGGCCGACGAACGGCGAGAGATGGTCGGGGCTCGGAAAGATCCTCATGGCATCGGCCCTCAACAGGTGACGGTGGAGGTTGCGCGGCGTTGGCCGCGAAACGAAATCCGAGTCTATGGCACGCGGTCGCCGGGACAAACGACTGTGATATGTGCGCAGCACCAAAGAAAATGCCAGCGAACGCCCTTTCCCTGCCTGTTTTTCGTGCGTCAGCGCCGTGTCAGTCGCGGGTCAGTGAGGGGGGCCAGAATCGGCGTGTCGCTCAGCGCGCAGGAATTGAGTGCCGAACCCCGGAGGCAAGATGGCACACCATGTCCAGCGGTCCGTCCGACGCGCCTTCGGGCACACGCCGGCCAGACTCGACATGGCTTCCGCATGTCTACGCTGATCGAGGATTTGTCGGAGTTTCTCGGTGGTCTCGACCTTGCCGACGTGCCATCGCGCGTCGTCGATCTCGTGACCAGCCAGATCCTCTCGCAGCTCGCGACGATCCGGATCGGCATGCGAAACACCTACGGCCGGCAGCTCATCGAGGCGTTCGGCCCGCCGCTGCAGTCGGACGTCCAGCGCTCGGCGTGCGTGCTCGGCGCCATCGGGTCCTGGCTCAACCTCGAGGACACCTGCTTCGTCGGCCACCTGTCCAGCTCCGCGGTCGGTGTGCCGCTCGCCTACGCGTACGCCCGGCGGCTCGGTGGACCGGAGCTGATCACCGGGGTGCTGGCCGCCAACGAGTGCGCCGCCCGGCTGAGCGCCGCCGCGACGCTGGGCCCGTTCCGTGGCCAGACCGCCATGCACACGCACCTGGCCGGAGCGGTGGCCGGCCGGCTGCGGTGCGAGCGGGCGCCGCTGGAGCAGTGGAGCAACGCGCTGGGCATCGCCTTCACGATGGCGCCGTGGGCGTTGAACCACGGCTTCATGACCAGCGACGCGCGCGTGCTGCACGCGTTCAACCCGATCCGGTCGGCGATGGACTCGTGCGACGCGGCCGCGGTCGGGCTTACCGGACCAGCGGACATCCTGGAGCACCCGGGCGGCTTCCTCGACCAGTTCGCCACGGTGCCGCTGCCGGAGTCGGT
This genomic stretch from Phytohabitans houttuyneae harbors:
- a CDS encoding MaoC family dehydratase — encoded protein: MRIFPSPDHLSPFVGQTLGTSAWHQVTQARVDRFAEVTADHQWIHVDPARAAQGPFRTTIAHGFLIASMLPALLAEVVCVKGCELALNRRVDNVRFDTPVPVGSHIRARFVLADSRARPRGFWQAVYDAYLDIEDGAEAACSARLTWLYGQAPASAGA